The following is a genomic window from Verrucomicrobiota bacterium.
TGCAAAAGAAGGTGCTGGCCATGTACTACTACGAAAACCTGCGGCTGGCCGACATCGCCGCCGCCTTCGGGCTCACCGAGTCGCGCATCTGCCAGATCCACACCCAAGCCGTCAAACAGCTGCGCGCTTACCTCCAGAGCGTCATGGTCTAGAAGAAACCGGATTTTGCGATCCGGCTTCTAAACCGTAGGTCATCTAATACCATTTCGATGCCCATCAAGGTAAAATTTTGTCTTCCTTCCCAGGTGCCCTGCCGGCATTACACCTACCAGACCGTATAGACGGTCGAGGCCCAACGGGCCGGCAGAGCTAGCCCAGGGTTTACCCCACTGCCATCTAGCTAAGGGCCGGCGGATGGGGGCGCTTTCGTCCCGCAGGGACCCTTGATCGTAGCCAGGGACTTCAGTCCCTGGAGGGGGCATTTAAGAGGGAGCGCGTTCCGTCGGGACGCCTGAAACGCTGCCCCGGAGGCTTCCGACTCCCAGACGGCCAGCCAAACCCGGCGCGACCCTCAACGACGAAAACCCGAACGGCTCCCCAATCTTTGGCGCCCGCCTGGCCCGGCGCCCGCCTTCAGGCGTCCCGAGGGGACGCAATCCCGGGGGCACGCCCGCACAGGCACTAAAGCTACCTGCCTAACCTCAGCCGTCCCTTAGGGACGAAAGCACTACCCGGCCTTGTATCCGCAACTAAATGGCAGTGGGGTTTACCCTGGGAAGGCGTTTCCCCCCGACCGAGCCCTGAAAGGACGGCAGAAACCGTGAGCAACGCCCTCTGCCGCCCCTTCAGCAAATCCAACCCGGCGGGGCGGGCGTTTGTCAAGGTGGGCGTGCAGGCGTGACGCCTTAGGAGGGCTCATCGTCATTTTACGGTTACCTAGGGTAAACCATGGGCTAAATTCTCCCGCTTCTTCGGAGCGAAAGCCCGGTCGGCGTCTCCTTGCGGCTCAGGCGTTACTTCGCTTTTCCTGATCAAGGAGGCAGGAGAGCGACTGACGATGGGTTCGGCGCAAAGGGGCGATT
Proteins encoded in this region:
- a CDS encoding FliA/WhiG family RNA polymerase sigma factor, which codes for QKKVLAMYYYENLRLADIAAAFGLTESRICQIHTQAVKQLRAYLQSVMV